In one window of Phoenix dactylifera cultivar Barhee BC4 unplaced genomic scaffold, palm_55x_up_171113_PBpolish2nd_filt_p 000328F, whole genome shotgun sequence DNA:
- the LOC103708895 gene encoding TLC domain-containing protein At5g14285-like: MEAVIPEYSLFPSFFAMFCLIYLIGYFVIFRNWGPKHRPDASSCFISLCHGTPAVFLALSAILSQPIRGFASPNTNFQNLVLDFSIAYFTSDLLHYLIFVPGDYLFIAHHLATLFVLVTCRCLVLHGAFAVLVLLVFAEVTSFCQNVWALAGLRKAELPSAARMHMFLSPPFYALYTVARGLVGPVFFYKMSAFYMSGKAGDVIPMWASVSWIVVVGVAIAVSILWISNLWMKLFREMSQKEEKKGR, encoded by the coding sequence ATGGAGGCTGTGATTCCTGAGTACTCGCTATTCCCCTCCTTCTTCGCAATGTTCTGTCTCATATATCTTATCGGATACTTCGTAATTTTCCGCAACTGGGGTCCGAAGCACCGCCCGGATGCAtcgagttgcttcatctccttgTGTCATGGAACACCGGCCGTCTTCTTGGCTCTCTCTGCAATTCTATCACAACCAATTCGAGGATTTGCCTCTCCCAATACCAATTTCCAGAACCTGGTTCTTGACTTCAGCATTGCCTACTTCACAAGTGATCTGCTCCACTACCTAATTTTTGTCCCAGGAGATTATCTCTTCATTGCCCACCACCTCGCAACGCTCTTCGTGTTGGTCACCTGTCGCTGCCTTGTTCTTCATGGTGCTTTTGCAGTACTAGTCCTCCTGGTGTTTGCAGAGGTTACCAGCTTTTGCCAGAATGTGTGGGCGCTAGCCGGACTCCGGAAAGCAGAATTGCCCTCTGCTGCAAGAATGCATATGTTCTTGTCTCCTCCTTTCTATGCTTTGTATACTGTCGCGAGGGGACTCGTCGGGCCGGTGTTCTTCTACAAGATGAGTGCTTTCTATATGAGCGGGAAGGCCGGTGATGTGATTCCAATGTGGGCTTCTGTCTCATGGATTGTTGTGGTCGGTGTGGCAATTGCAGTCAGTATCCTGTGGATTTCAAATCTTTGGATGAAGCTGTTCAGAGAGATGAGtcagaaggaagagaagaaaggaaggTAA